The DNA window CAGCCACCAGGTCCATTGTACAGCCGCGTCCAAAGTGGAGTCCCACTGGGATCGTATTTTGTCGTGGCGTAATCGGTGTTGTTGAGGTTGACCTGACAATAACCCGTGACGAAGACGTTCCCGGCATCGTCAACGACGAGATCCCGGGGGGTGTCGTCAAGGTTGCCCGGCCCGTTATAGCTCTGGGACCAAAGAAGCGTGCCATCGGTGCTATACTTCACGGTTAGGTAGTCCCTCCCCACGCCCTGGCTCCAGCCGGTAACGTACACGTTGCCCAGAGCATCCACATCCAGGGCCAGGGCTTCATCATCACCACCGCCGTCGAAGGTCCGTAACCAGATGGCATTGCCGTCCGGGTCATACTTGACGGTCATGAATTCCAGACTGGTGTAACCCGGGAATCCCATGTGCCAGGCCGTGTACCGGCCTGTGACGTAGATGTTTCCTGCCTCGTCAACTTCGAGGGCGTTGGCCACATCTTCCCCGTTGGCGACGAAGTTGTTCTCCCGCCGTTCCCAAACGAAGGTGCCGGCCGCATCATACTTCAGCGTGGCCCAGTCGGCCTGGGTCCCGCTCCCCGTGCTGAGGCCCGTTACGTAGACGTTCCCCTCAAGGTCCACCCCGACGTCGTTGGCCTCGTCCAGGCCACTGACGGGTCCGTCATAGAGCACCGCCCAGAGGAGATTACCGTCAGCGTCGTACTTCAGGGTGGCGTAATCGGCAACGGTGCTTGGATCGTTCACCGTGCCGGCAACATACACGTTGCCCGCTGTGTCCACATCGATGGCGTAGGGCCAATCGTCCTGACTGGGCGGGCCATCGTACCGTGCGATCCAGTCGGTCTCCACCTGCGCGGACGCGGACGCCGCCAACCACAAGGTCGCAGCCAGTGCGCCGAGTCCCGCCACAATCCTTTTCACTGCACACCTCCAATAATTGACTGACAACGACATGACGTCGCGACACGCCGTGATTCGCAGAGTACGTCACCACACCGCCTCACGGCGCGCAGGGATCGCAGAACTCGGTGGCCTTGTCCGCCCCGCGGAAGGCGACGTTGACCATCCTCACCACGTCGTGAACCGTCGTCATGCCGCTGCAGTTGACGTCCGTCTGTTCGTAGGGGCAAAGCGGGTCGATCGGGGCCGAATCACCGCGGAAGGCGACATCCACAGTCCGCACGACGTCGTGCACCGAGGTTACGCTGTCACACTGCGGGTCCGCATGACAGACACACGGACACGGTGGCACCGTGCAGTTCATCAACACGGACACGCTGTCGCCGTAGTAATCGGCTACTGCCAAGTCGAGATCGTCATCCCCATCCAAGTCCGCGATGGAAACCGACTGGGGCCCGTCTCCGGCCGGGTAGTACGGGACGGCCTCAAATGTCCCGTCGCCGTTGTTCCTCAGCACAGACACATTGTCGCTTAACCTGTTCGCAACCACGAGGTCGGCATCTCCATCCCCGTCCAGATCGGCGGCGCGAACGTCCGTGGGGAGGTTCCAGGCCAGATGGAACACTGCCGGCGCAAAGGTCCCATCTCCGTTGTTTGTCAGCACTGCGACGTTCTGGCTGGAGTAGTTGGCCACGGCGAGGTCGGCATCATTGTCGCCATCCAGATCGGCGGCCGCGACCGATATCGGCGAATCACCAACCGCGAAGCGGATGGCCGCCGCAAAGCTCGCGTCGCCGTTGTTCTTGAGCACCGACACGCTGTCGGTGTAGAAATTGGCCGTGGCCAAATCGACATCGCTATCCCCGTCCAGATCCGCTGCGAAGACCGACCACGGGGCATCCCCGGCCACGTAGCTCGCCGCCGCCCCGAATGTCCCATCTCCATTATTCTTCAGCACCCGGACATTGACGCTGAGCGGGTCCGCCGCGGCCAGATCCAGGTCGTGATCCCCGTCCAGGTCGGCGGCCACGACGGAATAGGGTCCCCCGCCGGTCGTGTAGTTGATCGCGGCCGCAAACGTCCCGTCCCCGTTGTTCTTCAGGACCGAGACACTGGCGCTGAGACTGCTGGAATTGGCCACGGCGAGGTCGGCGTCATCATCACCATCCAAATCGGCCACGAAGACCGACATGGGGAGCTCCCCCACGGGGTAGTTGGTCGCCGCCGCGAAACTCCCGTCACCGTTGTTCATCAGCACCGAGACATAGTTGCTCGACCGGCTGACCACGGCGAGGTCGGCAACACTGTCCCCGTTAAGGTCAGCAGCAAAGACCGAATACGGAACGTCACCTACAGCCAACGAGCGTCGGGGCTCGAAGCAGATCCCCTGTGCATGGACGGCCCCTGGCGAGAACGTCCCGCCAGCAGCCGCTACAATCACCGCCACGTGCCCGAGCAGGCGCGCGGCATCGGAGCGACGCATCATCACCTCCTGCCGTGCCGTCTGTGAAGAACAGACCTCTGAACTTAAGATACGGGCCACATGCAAGATGTCAACAGCCAATTGTGATGGCCTCTAACGCCCCAGATCTGCGGGTATGGCTCTCGAGTCGTGAACTGTCGATCAGATGCCACTCACGCCTTCCACGCCAACAAGGATCGCTTGCGGCCGAACTGACCGTCCTGCGCGTTTCGAACTGGCTCGCCGGTGCGGAGTTACGGCAACGGCGAATGGCCGCTGGTTCGCGTTGCCAGTCTGCAAACGGCATCCCGTGCCGCTGGCAAGCCGTTTCAATGCTCGAAAGCCGCTCTATCGCGTCGAATCATCTGGGATTCTGTGACCGAAGAGAAAGCCCGTGAGGCGCGACCCCACGGGCTTCAGCGTTATCCTCGCTTGGTCGTTCTCACGGCGCGCAGGGGTCGCAGAATTCGGTAGCTGGATTGGCGCCGCGGAAAGCTACGTTCACAACCTTGACGACATCCTGCACGGTGGTGACGTTATCGCAGTTCACATCGGTGCGCTCCCGCGGGCAATCGGGATCAGACACCGGAACTGAACCGCGAAACGCCACGTTTACGGTCTGCACGACGTCTTGGACGTTTGGGAGCCCGTCGCATTGTGGGTCGCCATGGCATGGGCATGAGCAAAGAGTCACCGCCGCTTCATTCGACGGATCACCCTCGTTCCCTGAGAAGTCCACGGCGCGAATCTTGTAGTAGACTGTTCCGCCGGCAGGCACCGATTGGTCAAGGAAAGACGAATCGCAGGTGGCACCGACGCGCGTTGACGGGACGGGAATGAAACCGGGAACGATGTCCCGATACACCCAGTAGTAGTCGAAGTCGTCCTCGGCGACCGACCGCCAGTCGAGATCAACATCGGTGCCCGCAGCCGTGGCGACAAGGGCGATCGGCGGAGCCGGAGCGAGATTGTCCTTCGAGTGTCCCGAATCGGGTGGTGAATCAAAATGGTCTGTGGGATTATCCCCAATCGCGCTCACGAAGAACACGCTCCAGTACATACCGTCCGTAATGGTAGAGTCGGCATCGGTGGGCACCTCGGTGCTGTAGAGTGTATCGCCGCGCGCCGGGACAGTCAGGACATAATCCCAGTCGCCGGGCGGCGTGTCCTTCAGGCCATAGGGATCGTACGCTTTCTCCCCGGACTTGTATGCTCCGATCCGCCGGTAGATTGCGAAGTCCTTGACGAAGTTGTCCGCGCCCGGATGGCTCAGCCATTGGATTCGGACTCTCCTGCCCTGATCGTTGCCGACGTCGGTGACGTGCACGATTTGTTCCCGATAGCCGGACTGGAACACGTAGGCGCTGCCAGCGTCGGTGCGACCGCCGGGATTGGCCCCGTAAACGCCGATGATGAAATCGGCCCGGCCGTCACCGTTGATGTCCCCCGCGCTGGCAACGGAATAGCCGAGCCAGTGATTTGCCGCCTCGCCGTCTTTCTGGAAGAGCAGCGCGCCGTCCAGCCCGGAATAGACATACGCGGACCCGGCGTATGCGTGTCCCCCGGGGTCGGCGAAATCGGCGCCGATGATAAAATCCGCCTTCCCATCGCCGTTCACATCCCCGACCCCGGCTACCGAGTTCCCCAAGCGGTCACCGGCAGCCGCGCCATCCTTTTGGTACAGGAGCGATTCGTTCTGACCGGAGTAGAGGTAGACCGATCCCGCATCCGAACGTCCGCCAGGGTCGGCATATCCGGCGCCGATGATGAAATCGGCATAACCGTCTCCGTTCACATCCCCTGCCCCGGCGACGGACAACCCGAAGTTGTCACCGGCAGCCACCCCGTCCTTCTGGTACAGAAGCGATCCGCTCAGACCGGAGTAAACATACACCGACCCCGCACCCCAACGTCCGCCCGGGCTGGCGGCTACTGCGCCAATGATGAAATCAGCCCTTCCATCCCCGGTCACATCCGCAGAGCCGGCGACCGACGACCCAAGCGCGTCACCGGCTGCTGCTCCGTCCTTCTGATACAACAGCGTCCCGTTCACACCGGAGTAGACGTACGCGGACCCCGCCGTTGCACGCCCACCGGGATCGGCATAAGGAGCGCCGACGATGAAGTCGCCTTTCCCATCGCCATTCACATCCACCGCCCCGGCTACCGAGCGTCCCAAGTTGTCACCGGCAGCGGCGCCGTCTTTCTGGTACAGCAGCAGACCATTCGCTCCGGAGTAGACATATGCGGACCCAGCATCCGCACGTGCGCCGGGGTCGGCATAGGGAGCGCCGATGATGAAGTCGGCTCTACCATCCCCGTCCACATCCCCCGTCCCGGCTACCGACCACCCGAATTGGTCACTGGCAGCCGCACCATACTTCTGGTACAAAAGCGATCCATTCAGACCGGAGTGGACGTATGCCGAGTTGGCGCCGATCGCGCCAATGATGAAATCGGCATACCCATCCCCATTCACATCCCCCGCCCCTGCCACCGAGTACCCCAGCCCGTAGTAGGCAGCAGCTCCGTCCTTCTGATAGAGGAGCACGAACGGCCACTCTGAGCCGTGCACCGTACCCGCCGCAGTTGTCATTGCGCAAAGCCACGCCGCGACAAGCGCGCGGTGAGCCCATCGGGAAGCACTTAAACCTGTCTTCATGATGCCTCCTCCCATGCAGCCGATTGATCCAGACGAAATGTGAGAATGCACGACCAGACGATCATTATGACCGAACACTGATTCGTGACCCGCTGTGAACGGGCCGGGAAGGTACCGGACTTCTGACTGGCCCAGGAATGCCGGGACCGGAGGACTGCGAACCTCAACGGACAATTTACATCATGTGAGGAAGATCACAACGACTTTCTTGACCTGCCCCCCGAAGATCGGTCCAGTTGTTATGTTAGGGTCTGAGGTTCACCACGAGTTCACCACGAGTGGCGGAGGGAGTGGATCGAGATAGGACGGGCTCGCCCGCCTGAGGCGGGTATAATCCCGGCCTGCCGATTCCCGCCGATGGAGTATGGTCGCGCGTTCACACTCCCGGGGCGGTTTCGCGGCATCGGCCAAGAGGAGAATCCGACCCGACACGGACAGATCTGTTCAGAGACCATTGCAATTGCTCGCGGCCTGGCCCACCTTGCGCGGGAACGGCGTGCTGCTCTGAAGGAGGCCCCCCGTGAAACGGATGCTCGCAATCGTGTTGCTCTCTTCAGGAATGGCAAACGCGCAGGACAAGCCGCCTCAACCGGACCGTTGGGCTCCGTTGCGCCCACTGGTCGGCCGGTGGGAAGGAACGGGATCCAGTCAGGCCGGGACTTCGACTGTCTCCACCGAGTTTGCCCTTGTGCTTGACAGTCAGTTCATCCGTGTTTCGAATCGGTCGGTCATCGCCCCGCAGGAGAACACTCCCCAAGGTGAAGTTCACGATGACGTTGGTTACATCAGCTTTGACCGGCAGCGGGACAGGCACGTGCTACGGGAGTTCCTGAGCGAGGGGTACGTGAGTCAATACACGCTGGACAGTGTCGCGACCGAACCGATGATCCTGGTCTTCACCTCGGAGGCGCTGGAGAATGCGCCGCCGGGCATGACGGCAAGACTGCGCTATGAATTGTCGGGCGGCGACACGCTCCGATCCTGGTTTGAATTGGCGTTTCCGGGTAAGGACTTTTCCTGTTTCATCCAGCAGCAGCTCCGCCGAACGCCGTGAGGCGACGCCGACCGCGGGTGTGACGTAGTGCTCCCGGCACACCAACGCCTGACGGACCGACCCATCGCTCACACGGGCACCGATTTCCGTCGTGGTTACCTGTGCGTGCCAACAGGCGATTTGATCAGAGGTTGAGGAAGAACACGGGTGTGAGTGCGGCGAGCGCCGCTCCGACTTGAAGCGCCAGTACCTGTAGCGCCTGTCTCGGAGCCTGCGGAAGCCACTTGAGCGCGAAGAAGGCGATGATTGGCGTCTGCACAGCCATGAGCAATTGGAAGACGTGGGCCGCGGTCCCCTCATCGGCCTCGCGGACAACGCCAAACAGCGCCATGTGACCGAGAACGATGGCGAGGGCGGCGAGCGACATCGCCACCGGGAGAAAGGCACTTGGCTTCTTGATCGTTATCAGAAGAGTCTTTACAGTCTGCTGCTACCTTGAGGGGTGCAGCTGAGTTCCGGCATACCGACCCAGCCCGCGGGAATCACCTCGGATATCAGATAATTTCCACCGCGCTGCTGAGCCTGTCATCACTGACCCTTGCGTAGATCTCCGTGGTCGTGGTGTGCCGAAGACAAAGGCGGCGATGCTGGCGGAGAGGCGCGTCAGATCAGTACTGCCCAGTCAGCAGTCGCCGTCGACAACGGGCGGTCGTCCGGAGCATCGACCCCCTCCGGCGAGCGCGGACGCGGCGGTCACGGTACCGGCGCCACATCGTCGTTGTCTACCCGTTCTACGCAGTTGCAGGCAAAGACCGGAGAGGTTTGTCGAAAGTCAGGCGAGTCTCACGGCCCGCCTGAACTGCTCTTCCCCCGCCCGTACGCAGATCCTCGATCCTGTCCGAACCGGTACAAAGGATGCGCGGACCGCAGCCGCGCGATCCTGCCGCGACCGTCTCCCTATGGTGCGCACGGAGCGCAGAACGTCGTGTCCGGACCCCAGCCCCGGAACGCGACGCTCACCATCTTGACGACGTCGACGACAGTGCTGACGCTGTCGCAATTGACATCGGTGCGTTCGCGCGGGCACAGCGGATCGAACACCGGAGTGTCGCCGCGAAAGGCGACATTCACCGTCTGGACAACATCCTGCACATTGGAAATCGAATCGCACTTGGGATCGGCGTGACAGGGACAATGGCAAGCGGTCGCGTGCCAGAAGCCGATGCCCAGTCTGTACGACGCCGAGGTCGCCTGCCCCGCCGCCGATTGTCCCACCGACATTCCGATCTTCCAGTGCGCGGAAGACGCGTCGATGGCCCCGCCGCCGTTCACCGAGTACCAGTCGTTGAGGTAGTTCGGCAGCACCGGAGCACCGGCCCGTGATGTGAGGGACACCGGTCCCCCGGCCAGGAGGGCAGCCAGTAGCAGGAGGCCGAAGTACCCGCATCGGATGCGTCTTGATCGATTCATGCTCATCGCCTCCTGTCGGCTACTTCGCCTGTGCCGTCATGGCTTCGAGTCGCTTCTGAAGCTCGGCGATCAGAGCGCGCAGCTCATCGATCTCCTGGGTCTTGGCGTGGAGCGCCTGGATCGCTGCGAACGCGACACCATCGGCATCGATCGTCGTGATGTGTTTGTCATCTTCACCGACACCAAAGGCGTTGTAGAAATCCTGCGCCATGGGGCCGATGTGACGGACCTCTGTGGGCTGCGACTTGTAGTTCCACATGGCGACGGGGATCGAGGCGAGCTTCGCCAGCAACGCGGCGCCGTCGACCGGCTCAATGTTCTCCTTGGCGTTGCGGTCGGATATGGACGACCACGACCCGCCGCCGGATGCCAACTGTACGCCCGCGGTCGGATTGCCGAGACCATCAATGGCACTCACGAACCGCGCCCCGCCGCGACAGCGCACGCTGAACTCGTTACCCGTCGATGAGGGAAACTGCGGTGCGATCGCATCGGCCCAGACAAAGCAGCCATCGTGATTGGCGCGTGCATGTAGGCCGCCGGCGAAAGAGTT is part of the Candidatus Zixiibacteriota bacterium genome and encodes:
- a CDS encoding SBBP repeat-containing protein; the protein is MKRIVAGLGALAATLWLAASASAQVETDWIARYDGPPSQDDWPYAIDVDTAGNVYVAGTVNDPSTVADYATLKYDADGNLLWAVLYDGPVSGLDEANDVGVDLEGNVYVTGLSTGSGTQADWATLKYDAAGTFVWERRENNFVANGEDVANALEVDEAGNIYVTGRYTAWHMGFPGYTSLEFMTVKYDPDGNAIWLRTFDGGGDDEALALDVDALGNVYVTGWSQGVGRDYLTVKYSTDGTLLWSQSYNGPGNLDDTPRDLVVDDAGNVFVTGYCQVNLNNTDYATTKYDPSGTPLWTRLYNGPGGWHDWAEAVGVDTGGNAFVAGTSDGNSSQYDYATLKYDPAGTLLWERRFDDVFAHGWDFASALDVDASGNVYVTGWSTVWHPGIPVELTEDYRTIKYDPDGGADWSLIYNGPGNKRDEPTDILVDRRGNVYVTGMSPGVAATFYYDFATIKYSQCFCPCHGDPQCDSVANVQDVVQTVNVAFRGSAPAFDPNCPRERTDVNCDGFSTVQDVVKVVNVAFRGANPTTEFCDPCAP
- a CDS encoding integrin alpha yields the protein MKTGLSASRWAHRALVAAWLCAMTTAAGTVHGSEWPFVLLYQKDGAAAYYGLGYSVAGAGDVNGDGYADFIIGAIGANSAYVHSGLNGSLLYQKYGAAASDQFGWSVAGTGDVDGDGRADFIIGAPYADPGARADAGSAYVYSGANGLLLYQKDGAAAGDNLGRSVAGAVDVNGDGKGDFIVGAPYADPGGRATAGSAYVYSGVNGTLLYQKDGAAAGDALGSSVAGSADVTGDGRADFIIGAVAASPGGRWGAGSVYVYSGLSGSLLYQKDGVAAGDNFGLSVAGAGDVNGDGYADFIIGAGYADPGGRSDAGSVYLYSGQNESLLYQKDGAAAGDRLGNSVAGVGDVNGDGKADFIIGADFADPGGHAYAGSAYVYSGLDGALLFQKDGEAANHWLGYSVASAGDINGDGRADFIIGVYGANPGGRTDAGSAYVFQSGYREQIVHVTDVGNDQGRRVRIQWLSHPGADNFVKDFAIYRRIGAYKSGEKAYDPYGLKDTPPGDWDYVLTVPARGDTLYSTEVPTDADSTITDGMYWSVFFVSAIGDNPTDHFDSPPDSGHSKDNLAPAPPIALVATAAGTDVDLDWRSVAEDDFDYYWVYRDIVPGFIPVPSTRVGATCDSSFLDQSVPAGGTVYYKIRAVDFSGNEGDPSNEAAVTLCSCPCHGDPQCDGLPNVQDVVQTVNVAFRGSVPVSDPDCPRERTDVNCDNVTTVQDVVKVVNVAFRGANPATEFCDPCAP
- a CDS encoding VCBS repeat-containing protein; translated protein: MMRRSDAARLLGHVAVIVAAAGGTFSPGAVHAQGICFEPRRSLAVGDVPYSVFAADLNGDSVADLAVVSRSSNYVSVLMNNGDGSFAAATNYPVGELPMSVFVADLDGDDDADLAVANSSSLSASVSVLKNNGDGTFAAAINYTTGGGPYSVVAADLDGDHDLDLAAADPLSVNVRVLKNNGDGTFGAAASYVAGDAPWSVFAADLDGDSDVDLATANFYTDSVSVLKNNGDASFAAAIRFAVGDSPISVAAADLDGDNDADLAVANYSSQNVAVLTNNGDGTFAPAVFHLAWNLPTDVRAADLDGDGDADLVVANRLSDNVSVLRNNGDGTFEAVPYYPAGDGPQSVSIADLDGDDDLDLAVADYYGDSVSVLMNCTVPPCPCVCHADPQCDSVTSVHDVVRTVDVAFRGDSAPIDPLCPYEQTDVNCSGMTTVHDVVRMVNVAFRGADKATEFCDPCAP